The following are encoded together in the Paludisphaera mucosa genome:
- a CDS encoding AAA family ATPase, producing the protein MTLAERLAEHVRACFTGLWIRSAEHQDALAEIADLCRSEGWSLAAWDVDGGLRALAGAAASGVDAADPLAAVRSLDAMAAPDGAALLVLVNFHRFLASPEVVQALDARIHSGKQARTFVVVLSPVVQIPVELEKQFVVIEHELPGRGQLEAIARSIAVEPDEMPEGDELGRVLDAAAGLTRFEAEGAVSLSLVRHGRVAAGPLWELKSGMLKKSGLLTLHRGGGTFADLGGLGALKAFCTKALRPGREAGVHARGILLLGVPGTGKSQFAKALGAETGRPTLALDVGALLGSLVGETERNVRQALRIADAMAPCVLFCDEVEKALGGAASGSHGDSGVGARLFGSLLTWLSDHESDVFFVGTCNDVTRLPPEFSRAERFDAIYFIDLPDPRERELIWRMHSERFGLDPAQRRPRDQDWTGAEIRACCRLAALLDVPLVEAALNVVPVAVTAGESVERLRSWASGRCLAADRPGVYTRGGWPLDGPRREVRRGAPSDN; encoded by the coding sequence ATGACGCTCGCCGAGCGCCTCGCGGAGCACGTGCGCGCCTGCTTCACCGGCCTGTGGATCCGGTCGGCCGAGCACCAGGACGCCCTGGCCGAGATCGCCGACCTCTGCCGCTCCGAGGGCTGGTCGCTCGCCGCCTGGGACGTCGACGGCGGGCTGCGGGCCCTCGCCGGCGCGGCCGCCTCCGGCGTCGACGCCGCCGACCCGCTGGCGGCGGTCCGGTCGCTGGACGCCATGGCCGCGCCCGACGGCGCGGCGCTGCTGGTCCTGGTCAACTTCCACCGCTTCCTCGCGAGCCCCGAGGTCGTCCAGGCCCTCGACGCGCGGATCCATTCGGGCAAGCAGGCCCGGACCTTCGTGGTCGTGCTGTCGCCGGTGGTGCAGATCCCGGTCGAGCTGGAGAAGCAGTTCGTCGTGATCGAGCACGAGCTGCCCGGCCGCGGCCAGCTCGAGGCGATCGCCCGCTCGATCGCCGTCGAGCCGGACGAGATGCCCGAGGGCGACGAGCTGGGCCGGGTGCTGGACGCCGCCGCCGGGCTCACGCGGTTCGAGGCCGAGGGGGCGGTCAGCCTCTCGCTGGTGCGCCACGGCCGGGTCGCGGCCGGGCCGCTCTGGGAGCTGAAGAGCGGAATGCTCAAGAAGTCTGGCCTGCTGACGCTGCACCGCGGCGGCGGGACGTTCGCCGACCTGGGCGGCCTGGGCGCCCTCAAGGCGTTCTGCACGAAGGCCCTGCGGCCGGGTCGCGAGGCCGGCGTCCACGCCCGCGGGATCCTGCTCTTGGGCGTGCCGGGCACGGGCAAGTCGCAGTTCGCCAAGGCGCTGGGCGCCGAGACGGGGCGGCCCACGCTCGCGCTCGACGTCGGGGCGCTGCTGGGCTCGCTCGTGGGCGAGACCGAGCGGAACGTGCGGCAGGCGCTGCGGATCGCCGACGCGATGGCGCCTTGCGTCCTGTTCTGCGACGAGGTCGAGAAGGCCTTAGGCGGCGCGGCCTCGGGCTCCCACGGCGACTCGGGTGTCGGTGCCCGGCTGTTCGGCTCGCTGCTGACTTGGCTGTCGGACCACGAGTCGGACGTCTTCTTCGTCGGCACCTGCAACGACGTCACGAGGCTGCCGCCGGAGTTCAGTCGGGCCGAGAGGTTCGACGCAATTTACTTCATCGACCTGCCCGACCCCCGCGAGCGCGAGCTGATCTGGCGGATGCACTCGGAGCGGTTCGGGCTCGACCCCGCCCAGCGCCGGCCCCGCGACCAGGACTGGACGGGCGCCGAGATCCGGGCCTGCTGCCGGCTGGCGGCCCTGCTCGACGTGCCGCTCGTCGAGGCGGCGCTCAACGTCGTGCCGGTGGCCGTGACGGCCGGCGAGTCGGTCGAGCGGCTGCGGTCGTGGGCCTCGGGCCGCTGCCTGGCCGCCGACCGGCCCGGCGTCTACACGCGCGGCGGGTGGCCGCTCGACGGGCCCCGCCGCGAGGTCCGCCGGGGCGCGCCTTCGGACAACTGA
- a CDS encoding DUF1257 domain-containing protein, producing the protein MSHIVTIETQLRDPAAVAAACRRLGLPGPVQGVAKLYSGQAVGLLVRLPGWRYPVVVDAAAGRVRYDNFDGAWGAPEHPGRLAQAYAVENSTAPRGTPC; encoded by the coding sequence GTGAGCCACATCGTGACGATCGAGACCCAGCTCCGCGACCCGGCGGCGGTCGCGGCCGCCTGCCGCCGGCTCGGCCTGCCCGGGCCGGTGCAAGGCGTCGCCAAGCTATACTCCGGCCAGGCCGTCGGGCTGCTGGTCCGGCTGCCGGGCTGGCGCTATCCGGTGGTGGTCGACGCGGCCGCCGGCCGGGTCCGCTACGACAACTTCGACGGGGCCTGGGGCGCGCCGGAGCACCCGGGCCGCCTGGCGCAGGCGTACGCGGTGGAGAACTCGACTGCGCCACGAGGCACCCCCTGTTAG
- a CDS encoding DUF2997 domain-containing protein: MSKSIEIVVDPKGGTTVRTTGFAGAACREASRFVEQALGLRTAETLTAEFHQGVQAAPRLEQST, encoded by the coding sequence TTGAGCAAGTCCATCGAGATCGTCGTCGACCCCAAGGGCGGGACGACCGTGCGGACGACGGGCTTCGCCGGGGCGGCCTGCCGCGAGGCCAGCCGGTTCGTCGAGCAGGCCCTGGGCCTCAGGACGGCCGAGACCCTCACGGCCGAGTTCCACCAGGGCGTGCAGGCTGCCCCGCGGCTCGAGCAGTCCACCTGA